GCCCTCAAGGCCTGACAGGTTCTAGGGGATGTTCTTGTGGCGATCATGAAATCGAGCGCCGCCTGCGCGGCGCTCGGTCTGATCGGCGATGCATCTCCCCCGTCATGCCCTGGCACCGGATGACAAACACCCTGGCGCACGCGGCCAAGCCGCTGCCCACCGCCATTGAATACTGTCTGTTACGCAGAGCCGGAAACGCTTTTGGGGCCGCCCCTCGGCGGCCTCTTTTTTCCACCGCTCTGCCTGCAACGAACTGCCTTTCGATAACCACAACAATCACGCAAGGAAAGGTTCATGAAACGACGCCCCCTGTCCCTGTTGGGCGGCGCGCTGCTGGCGCTGCTCGGTACCACCACCTCGTTCACGGCCGTCGCGGCCCTCACCCCCACAGGCGCCGAGAAGGCTGGCAACGCCGACGGCAGCATCCCCGCCTGGACCGGCGGCCTGACCCAGGCCCCGGCCGGCTGGTCGCCAGGCCACGGCGACCCCTACGCCGGCGATAAGCGCCTGTACTCGATCGACGCCAGCAACGTGACCCAATACCAGGCGCAGTTGCCGGAAGGGCAGGTGGCGCTGATCAAGGCCTACCCGGGCTACCGCCTCGACGTGTACCCCAGCCACCGCAGCTGCGCGATCCCTGACGAGGTGGCGCAGCGCACCCAGGCCTTCGCCGGCCAGGCCAGCATCGGTGCCGACGGCTGGCGCCTGGAGCGTGCCGCCGGGGCGGCAGTACCGTTCCCGCAACCCAAGAGTGGCATCGAGGTGCTGTGGAACTACAAGCTGCGCTACATGGCCAAGGGCCGCAAGGCGCAGATCTCGTTCCTGCGCCGCGAGCCGGCCGGCGGCCTCACCGAGGTGCGCCAGTGGGCCAGCGAGTACTACCCCTACAACGACCCGGCGGTGAAGGCCCCGGCAGACACCGACGACGTCGAGGCCAAGCTGCTCTACGACATCCAGTCGCCGTCCTCGCGCGCCGGCGAGATGTACCTGGTGCACGCCCGCCTGGACCAGCCGCAGAACGCCTGGATCTACTTCCCCGGCCAGCGTCGCGTGCGCCAGGCGCCGACCTTCGCCTACGACAACCCGATCGCCGGCTCCGACAACCTGTACTTCGTCGACCAGATCAACATGTTCACCGGCGCCCTGGACCGCTACGACTTCAAGCTGCTGGGCAAGCGCGAGATGGTGGTGCCGTACAACTCCTACCGCCTGGTGGACAAGACCAACACCTACGACAAGCTGATCGGCGAGCACTACCTGGACCGCGACGCCCAGCGCTACGAGAAGCACCGGGTGTGGGTGGTGGAGGCCACGGTCAAGGCCGACAAGCGCCACTCGTTCGCCAAGCGCGTGTTCTATTTCGACGAGGACAGCTGGAGCCTGCTGCACGTGGACATGTACGACGCCAAGGGCAACCTGTGGCGGGTGCAGGAGGGCAGCCTGTGGGCCGATCCCGAGATCCAGGCCTGCACCAGCTTCGAGTACGTCAGCTACGACCTGATCGCCCGGCGCTACATCGCCGACGGCTTCACCCAGCAGGGCGCGGCCCTGGACCTCACCGCCGGCCTGCAAGGACGGGTCAGCGACAAGCAGTTCAACGCAGGCGAGCTACGCCGTCGCGGCGAGCGCTGACCGCCAGGAGACCAGAGCATGAACACATTCCCTTCGCGGGCATGGGCGAAGGCCGCCCCGTGCCCGGCGCTGGCCCTGGCTGCCCTCGGCCTGCTCGGCGCGCAACCTTGCCAGGCGTTCACATTCGGTAGCGAGGACGGTGTCTCGGGCAGCTTCGACTCGACCCTGTCCTACGGTTTCGCCAGCCGCCTGCAATCGCCCGACTGCCACTTGCTGGGCAACGACAACGGCGGCTGCAACACCGGCACAAACAACGAGCTGGGCCGCTATTACAACCTGGAGCGCGGCAACGGCTACGCCAACGCCGACATCAACTACAGCAACGCCGACGACGGCAACCTCAACTACCACAAGCACGACGTGTTCTCCCAGGTGCTCAAGGGCACCCACGAACTGAGCCTGCGTTTCGGCGAGGGTTGGAGCGCCCTGGGCCGGGTGGCCTGGGCGCGGGACTTCAAGATGGACGACACCCGTCGCACCGACCTGGAAGGCCCGGCCAGGCGCGATGCCACCAAGCGCTTCGACCTGCTGGACCTGTGGGTGGCGAAGCGCTTCGACATCGGTGAGATGCCGGCCAAGGTCAAGCTCGGCAACCAGGTGATCAGCTGGGGCGCGGAGCTGTTCGTCAGCGGCGGCATCAACCAGATCAACGCCCTGAGCCTGCCCAAATACCACACCCCGGGCACGCAACTGAAGGAGGTGTTCATCCCCGCGCCGATGGCCTCGTTCAGCCTGGGGCTGAGCGACACCCTGAACCTGGAGGGTTACTACCCGTTCAAGTGGAACGGCTACGACGTCGACCCGGTGGGCACCTACTTCTCCAGCGCCGACATCGCCGGCGAAGGGCGTCGGGCGATCTACTACCCGACGGGCTTCGTCGAAGGCCTGCAACCCGGCACCTGCGCGGGGACACCGACCGGCCGCTGCGGCGACCCGCTGACCAGCGGCCTGAGCCACGAGCAACTGGTGGCCAGCGGCCTGGCGGTGCCCTATGACGGCGAGCGCAAGCCCGGCAACGGCGGCCAGTACGGCCTGGCCCTGCGCTGGACGGCGGAGTCGATCAACACCGAGTTCGGCCTGTTCTACCAGCGCTACCACGACAAGCTGCCCTTCATCGGCTACACGGCGCGCAGCAACCCGGATGCCCTGGTGGTGGACGACTACTTCATCAACTACGGCGAGGACAAGGACCTGTTCGGCGCGTCGATGAGCACCCTGGTGGGGCCGGTGGCCGTGGCCGGCGAGCTGTCGTTCCGGCCCCACGACAGCGTGGCCATCGACCCGACGGTGGCCTTCGGGCAGGGCCTGACCGGCAGCCACAACCGCTACAGCGTGTTCGACACAGGGGTGAGCAAGGGATTCGTCGAGGAACGCAAGTGGCAGGCCGACGTCAACGCCACCTACACCTTCTCCGGCAACGACCCGCTGGGCTTCATCCCCAACGCCCTGGGCGCCTCGGACGGCTTCCTGCTGGCGGAGGTGGCGGTCACCCGCTATCCGGGGCTGGACACTTCGGGCCG
This genomic stretch from Pseudomonas entomophila L48 harbors:
- a CDS encoding DUF1302 domain-containing protein, translating into MNTFPSRAWAKAAPCPALALAALGLLGAQPCQAFTFGSEDGVSGSFDSTLSYGFASRLQSPDCHLLGNDNGGCNTGTNNELGRYYNLERGNGYANADINYSNADDGNLNYHKHDVFSQVLKGTHELSLRFGEGWSALGRVAWARDFKMDDTRRTDLEGPARRDATKRFDLLDLWVAKRFDIGEMPAKVKLGNQVISWGAELFVSGGINQINALSLPKYHTPGTQLKEVFIPAPMASFSLGLSDTLNLEGYYPFKWNGYDVDPVGTYFSSADIAGEGRRAIYYPTGFVEGLQPGTCAGTPTGRCGDPLTSGLSHEQLVASGLAVPYDGERKPGNGGQYGLALRWTAESINTEFGLFYQRYHDKLPFIGYTARSNPDALVVDDYFINYGEDKDLFGASMSTLVGPVAVAGELSFRPHDSVAIDPTVAFGQGLTGSHNRYSVFDTGVSKGFVEERKWQADVNATYTFSGNDPLGFIPNALGASDGFLLAEVAVTRYPGLDTSGRVPYVLPDYSLPDRTSWGYVTEFGLNYPNLFDSGVTVTPQLDFSHDVKGTTPNAMPFVEGRKSLTTALLFNYRDRWKGGLQWVRYWGGGDNNLMADRDFVSGNISYSF
- a CDS encoding DUF1329 domain-containing protein; this encodes MKRRPLSLLGGALLALLGTTTSFTAVAALTPTGAEKAGNADGSIPAWTGGLTQAPAGWSPGHGDPYAGDKRLYSIDASNVTQYQAQLPEGQVALIKAYPGYRLDVYPSHRSCAIPDEVAQRTQAFAGQASIGADGWRLERAAGAAVPFPQPKSGIEVLWNYKLRYMAKGRKAQISFLRREPAGGLTEVRQWASEYYPYNDPAVKAPADTDDVEAKLLYDIQSPSSRAGEMYLVHARLDQPQNAWIYFPGQRRVRQAPTFAYDNPIAGSDNLYFVDQINMFTGALDRYDFKLLGKREMVVPYNSYRLVDKTNTYDKLIGEHYLDRDAQRYEKHRVWVVEATVKADKRHSFAKRVFYFDEDSWSLLHVDMYDAKGNLWRVQEGSLWADPEIQACTSFEYVSYDLIARRYIADGFTQQGAALDLTAGLQGRVSDKQFNAGELRRRGER